The DNA window TTGAAATCACTAGGTGATAAGTAGCTGCATTTTAAGATGCGCTTAGCTTTTGCCCAAATTCCTTCTTCTAACCAGACGTTGACACACGACAACCTCTCTTCTTCTAGCCGTTTTGTCGACTCATGCAACTCACGCAAACGAGCCGAAGAATTGGAGGTCAGGCTAGGAGTCTGTCTGAGAAACTGGAAATAGGCATTAATCACGGGACAGGGGTCGAGTCTTTGCTTGACTCTTATTTTCTTGCGTGCATTGGGCAACACAACCACCTTCATCTACAGCCCTACGGGCAAGCTGCTGGAGAAACACCAGCCCAACGGCACCGCCATCGCCTATACATACGACAGGCGCGACCGCGTGGTCAAGGAAGCCGCCGGCGACACCACTTTCAAATCCTATGCCTATGACAATGTCGGCAGAAAGACCCTGATCACCAATGAATTGACCAGGGAGCAGCGCTATTATGATGCCCGCGGTATGCTGATAACCACCATTGATAAATTCATGGGACGGGTGGATTATCAATACGATCTGATTGGCAACCGCACCCAGATGATCGATCCTGAAAACGGAGTATTCTCCTACAGTTATGACAAAGCTAACCGACTGATCACCTTCACCGACCCGGAAGGCGAAAAAACCAGTTATGAATATGATTCCATGGGCCGGGCCGTGTGGGGAACAAGCTGTCCATGGCCGATGAAGACGGTAAGCTAAAAAACTCAATTATGAAATCTGGAAAAATTTTGATGTAAATGATAATCATTATTGACATCGCTATACAGCTGCTTATTTTGCTATGTAAGAGGAAGTATGCGGAGATAAAAAAAGCAGCCGATCTCCAGGGTACAGTAATGTAAGAAAATTTCGTAAGGAGTCCTTCTCATGAGCGAAAAGAAAAAAACACACCCATGTCCGACATGCCAGGGAAAAAAGGTTATTGATGGTATTTGTGAGTCAAGTCCGGAATGGCCGGGGACCGAAAATGAAGATGGTGTAGTCTGTACGCCCGAAACGGAGTGTCCTACCTGCAAGGGAACGGGTGTTGAGGTTGTCGACGAGGAGAAATGACCGCAGTTCCGAGGCCTCCGTTTGTCTAAATGGAGGCCTTGGAATCACCCTTACCTGTTTATAGACACCCACCTCCCGATCCGCTGCAGATGCTTTTGGTGAACGAGTGTTTCCTGCCTCTGAGTTGCTTAGTTTCATAATCGCCGTATACTGCCGGCAATCCTTCTTCGATTAAACCCGCAGCCGTGATAGTTCTAATCCCGGATTTAGTGAGGACATCGCAGGGCGTCTGCCCCGCGCCGCTGGAGAGAACAGCTCTGCAGTCTCCAAGAATTACCGCAAGCCGATGCCAGCGTTGCAGTCCGTCTCCCGGTTGTGGTGCTTTTCGCTTCTCTACCTGTCTGAAGCCTGTCGATGTCTTTTCCCATATATAAAAGTGCCTTGCCTCTCCCAAATGAAGGTTGACGAGTACGCCCTCTCTGCTTGCCACCGCAACATGCAGACGCTGTTTCGAGGGCATGCCCGGCAGAGTTGAGCAGGTGTTCAGGCAGCTTCTGAATTCCTCGGTCCTGTCAGCATCCAGCAGGCCGACGGCATCGGCTCTGCAGCGGGTGCAGTGGCGCATCTGTGGAAGATATTTCTCACAGGCTGTGCGCAACTCTTCCATCATTTTGCTGCCAGGCTGTATGATTCCGGCAAAGGGGGTGTTGACATTGGGAAACATGGCCATGCAGTTAAACAGATCAACCCCTATTGCCTGCATTTTTTTAGCGACATCTTCAGCGTGATGATCATTTATACCCGGTATGATGATACAGTTAACTTTTACCGTAATATTGTGCTGTTTCAGTTTCCCTATAGCACTCAGTTGTCTGCTGAGAAGTATCTCGGCAGCCTTTCTTCCCCGGTAGATAATTTTACCCACCCGTATCCATGAATAGATATTCTTGCCGATTTCAGGGTCGAGTGCACACACGGTAATTGTGACGTGTGAGACCTTGAGTTCGGCCAGTTCGGCAATGTATGGTTCGATGGCCAGGCCGTTGGAAGATAGGCAAAGGATGATCTCCGGATGTTGGCGCTTGATCTGTCTGAGGGTTGCCATGGTCTCGGTGCCGTTGGCGAAGGGATCGCCTGGCCCGGCGATGCCCGCAACAGTGATTCGCGGCTCAATTTCCAAAACTTTGTCGATGTAAATGCCGGCTTGTGCAGGATTAAGGACGGTACTGGTCACTCCCGGCCGCGATTCATTGACGCAGTCATATTTTCGGTCGCAGAAATTACATTTGATATTGCACTGCGGGGCAACGGGTAGATGAACTCGGCCATATTTCCCCTTGGCTTCTGGATTGAAGCAGGGATGCTTGTGGAAATCATTTTCAGGGAATCTCATAATTTCAAATCCTGTCGTAAAGAGTCATTGAAGTCGCCGGAACGGACCATGGAATCGCGAGTCCATCACATATAGCTATATCCTACGGATGAAGAATCCTGTTTATGGGCTATGACGGTATTGGTTATGGTATCGAAAAGCTGCTGAGCCCCGTGATAGCCGAGGTGGAGCAGGCGTTGACCGCCGACCCTGTCATGGATTGGAAATCCCACCCTGATCAAGGGGATATTTTCTTTCCGGGAAAAGGTATATCCTTTTGAATGTCCGATAAGAAGGTCTATATTAAGTGATTCCGACATTTCCTCAATATCCTGAAAATCGACATCCTCCATCACCAGGGGCATCTTTCCGCCGATATTCCCGACAGCGGCAACAGCCTTCCTGAACCGGCCGCTTTTGCCGCCGCTGGCGCAGAGCACCGGCTCAATGCCGATCTCTGTAAGAAATGAGGTCAGCCCGACCACCAGATCTTCCTCTCCGTAAATGACGGCACGTTTGCCGAAAATATATTTGTGACCGTCTACCATGGAATCGATCAGGCGGCCGCGGCATGATCGGTATTTTTGCGGAACATCCTTGCCGCTAATCTTTTTAAGCAGGTCGAGAAAGATGTCTGTCTGGCGGATGCCGATGGGTAGTCCGCTGCGCAGGAGCGGCGTGTGGCGGCGTTCCTGTAGGAATTTTCCGGCAGTATGGTCGGGAAGGGTGGCGCCCAGTTCGATTGTTGCTCTGGCGCCACCCATATTCCTGATCCTCTCAAGGGATGTACCGCCTTTGGGAATCAGGGGATAGTCATCGAGTGCCGGCCCATCCAGGGTATCAGAATAGTCTGGGAGCAGGGTGCAGTCGATTTGGTAATCGATAAAGATTTCTTTAAGATAGCGAATATCCGCCGGAGAGATGAAGCCCGAGAGTAGATTGACCGTATCGTTGCCGGGTGCGACCGGGCAGAGCTGTTCAATCACCGAACTGACGGCCCCATGAAAACCTTCCATATGCGTTCCCGAATAGCTGGGGGTGGAGACATGGGCTAACTCGGGTGAGTTTTCACCGCCGAATTCCTGAGAATATTCCTTGAGAATGTGAGCGACATCATCGCCGATGGTCTCCGTAAGGCAGGTCGTGGCGACACCTATCAGGGCCGGGTGGTATTTTTCGGTGACATTCCTCAGGCCCAGCTTGAGGTTTGCTGCGCCACCGAAAACCGCATGTTTTTCTGCCAATGCGGAGGAGGCGATGTCGATGGGTTCATTGAAGTGACTGATGATGTAACGGCGCATATAGGTGGCACAGCCCTGAGAGCCGTGAAGGAACGGTACGCATCCTTCTATGCCTCGAAAGGCCACCGCTGCACCCAGCGGCCGGCAGAGTTTGCAACCATTGGTGGTTGCCGTATAGTTCGCTGACATTATTTTTCCTCCCGTGAGCGTCTGGGGACAAAGTTCCAGACCGGACTCATCACCGATGAATAGACCTCGTAGGCAAAGTTGAGCATGCCCTGAAAGCCGGCAAGCATCTCCTTGCGTTCATGATTGTGGTCGCAGAAAGCGACCCCGAGTTTATAGGCAATAGGACGTTCCTTGACGCCGCCGACAAATAGATCTACCTCTTTTTCCTTGAGGAAATGAGAGAGTTCCAGTGGATTGGCGTCGTCGACGATGATGGTTCCGGCATCGGTGATCTGTTCGAGCTCGATATAATCCTCGGCGGTGCCTGTCTGCGAACCGACGAGGACGACATCCATGCCGATGAGCCTGAATGCCTTGACAAGGGAGAATGCTTTGAAGGCGCCGCCTACATAGATGGCGGCTTTTTTCCCTTGGAGAGCTGCCTTGTAGCGTCCCAGCTCCGGGGTGAGCTTAGCTATCTCTGATTTTATGAGCTTTGAGGCGTTTTCCAGAAGAGTCGGGTTGTTGAAATGCTCGGCCACGCCATAGAGAGCTTCCGCCATGTCCTCCACTCCGAAATAAGAGACCCTGATGGAGGGAATGCCGTACTTATCCTGCATCCAAGTGGCGAGATCCATGGTGGCTCCCGAGCACTGCACCACGTTCAGGGCGGCCCCGTGGCATCTTTGTATATCGGCGATGCGCCCGTCTCCGGTGATGTTGGCGACAACCTCTATGCCGATTTTTTCAAAATAGTCACGGATCAGCCATATTTCTCCGGCGAGGTTGAAATCTCCCAGAATATTGATGGAATATTTTGAGATATTGGCGGTATCGCCGGTGCCGACCAACTGGGCCATTGCCGTGCATGCGGCTTCATAGCCTGCTCGTTTGCTGCCTTTAAAGCCTTCGGATTGCACCGGCAGCACCGGAATGCCCTTTTTTATGGTTGACCTTTTACAGACAGCGTCGATGTCGTCTCCTATCAGGCCGACGATGCAGGTTGAGTAGACGAAGACGCCTTTGGGCCGGTGCTTCTCGATAAGCTCGTCAAGAGCTCTTGCAAGTTTCTTCTCTCCGCCGAAAATGACATCGAGCTCCTGCAGATCAGTGGAGAAGGACATCCTGTACAGCTCGGGGCCCGATGAGAGGGCTCCGCGAATATCCCAGGTATAGACTGCGCAGCCGATGGGACCATGGACCAGATGCAGAGCATCGGCAATGGGATAGAGGACAACACGGGAGCCGCAAAAAACGCAGGCTCTCTGGCTCACGGCGCCGGCAAGGCTGTCCTTGTTGCAGTCCATGCCGAAGGCATCCTCGCCCTTGCGGAGGATCTGGTGACGACGTTCTTCAAAAATTGCTGCTGCTTTCATGGCTTATCCTTGTCTGAATGCTTGATGGTCTGCAGATATTCAGCAAGCACTGTGCCAGAAAAGTAATGCGCAATAAAACTTGTGAACATAAATATTTACGTCCGAGGCGGGCTGCTGTGCTGAAGGCTGTTGAGGGAAACTGGTCGGAAAAGCTACGAAAATGAAGAACAGGAACCAATTTGTAGATTGGAGGTCGATCCTGTCAGGTATTTAATATTTTTATGGTAAAGATGAACGATGGAAAATGATCGTTGATTTACTATAACTTGAGAATAATAATCTCTGGCAATTTTTTGATTAAGAGTGAAGATCTGAAAGAAAAGTCAATGGATGCCGAAAAAAACAAAGGTTCTCTTCTGATAACGTTTCAGATAAGGTCGGAACTCCCATGAATGGTGCATTGAATCTCCATATTAATCAAGACCCAGGAGGTGCCGGCCGTGGGCGCGCTGATTCGGGATACTATCGCCGCATCCTATGTGGTCGTTTATCCTCCGCGAGCTATCGAATTTTTCCTGAATTATCATACTGACGATTCAATTTCCCGTCGAAATGAGTCGGGAGTAGTTATAGTGGCGGAATGGGGTAGTGAAATCGTTGCTACAGGATCGGAAAGGAGATTACCGCCGGTTCGTCAGGGCGAATCTTCAGGTAAAGAATATCGGTAATCTTGTGATGAACTGGCTGGATGCATACGCTGCCGAGTATGGGCATGACTGCTCGAATTAAGCGTCTCTCTGCCGTCGCGGGGTTTCTATGAAAAAAAAGGATACACAATCACAAGGTCGTCCCGGATTGATGTAGGGATGGAACAAGCCCTCAAGTATTGGGAGGGCTTTAAACTGCTCGGAAAAAGCAGAACATGAGTTTGAAGACCTTGAAAATCCTCACGAAGAATTCGGGATTGAGTGCGTTCAAATGCACTTTAAACCGCGCAGGGACCCAATAGCTCTTCGATGCAGCCACTGAGCAGTTGGGCGGCAAAAACCCCGATTTTCATCAGGGCTCATTCACCTGCTGAGCAGCTTATCCAGCCAGTTAATGGCTCTCTAGAAATCGATCGGCCTCCTGCTGGGCTTTCTGCTTCTCGTATCCATATTTCTCCTGCAGTTTCCCGACCATTTTATCGTAATTGCCGTCAATCTGATCGAGTTCATCGTCGGTGAGCTTACCCCACTGGATTTTTGCCTCACCTTTCAGCTGGTTCCATTTGCCTTTCATAGTGTCTTTATTCATGGTTTCACTCCGTTTGTTCATTGTTGATGGTTATGAGTCTTGGTGCCGGTGAGCACCGAAAACTCTGACAATGGATATTTTGCAGATATTTTTGTATTCGGCTCGTTAATTGAAAGCTGGGGTCGCCGTTCACTCTGTTTGTGTGGCAGAGGCACCGATCAACTGCTGTACTGGTATTAATGCAAAATGCGTTCCTGCTGTCTGAGATGCAGTTGTGTGGCAAACGGCGACCTTCTGCTGTCAATGAGCCTGACGATACATTGATTCGTTTCTGTGGGATAGTGATAGCGCAGAGAAGAATGAGAACAGAGTGTTAACGATGCTGGATATGAATTCAGCTCAAAATACAGTACCGGAATGGGAGAAGGGAAGAATAGGCAAGACGTAACGCTGCCGGCATACCATTAGATATGTTGAAAGAGCGGCGGCATCGGATACTCGTCCGGGTACACCGGACACAGCTGCATGGGATCGAACTCCTGATGATTGGTTTCCCCCAGGATCTCCAGGATATTCTTTATATATCATTAATGTGGAGCGGGATTTCAATACTGCAGGTGAGGACTAACCCGTCCTCCCGCATGTCATTCCCGAGAAGAAACCGGCAGCAAAAAGGTTCGAGCGTCGTCGTTCTGCCACCGTCATTCCTGTCGCCTGCCGATAGCAGAAGCATCATAGAGATTGCCAGTGGGATCAGTTCCGCAGTCGATGCGGCAGGGCAGCCACGCAGACATCCATGCTAAGTTGCAAAGGGAATTTCCCGTTAACCCACGAGTGTACTTCCAATCACCTCACTTTTGGGTGTATAATAATTTCAGATAACATCTCTTAATTGATAGACTCGTAAAAATCCCTTACCCTTGGAGTCTGTTTTTTAGACAAGAAATTGGAAAGTATCTTAAAAGTAACAAGAGCCGAGTAAAGATTTGAGTGCTCCGCTGGCAACCCCGATCTTCAAGAGCTGAACTTTTGTGTTTCACGAATCTGGATTTTCGAAGAGCTGAAGCATAATCCGAACCCAAGGCTTACACAAAAAAAGCAGATATGAGAACAAGATTATTCAATTTATGGCAGGCTCTGCGGGCAAGTTTATGGTTTTTGCCGGGGCTTATGGTTTTGTCTGCAATCATTCTCGCCTTTCTGCTTCTTTATATTGATGGAAACTACTCCCTGTCGGCCAATTTTGCAGGAAGTTTACTCTACAATGCCGGCCCCGAAGGCGCAAGGTCTCTGCTTTCAACTATTGCCGGTTCGGTAATAACGGTAACCGGTGTAACCTTTTCCATTACCATTGTCGCTCTTACCCTGGCATCTTCTCAATTCGGCCCGCGCCTATTGAGAAATTTCATGCGAGACACGTCAAACCAGTTTGTTCTGGGCACCTTCATCTCCACGTTTATTTATTGTCTTCTTGTGCTGAGATCGGTTGAGGCCGTGGATGGCAATCCCTTTGTCCCGAGCCTTTCGGTGTCGATGGCAGTTGTCCTGATGCTCGCGAATGCGGGTGTACTGGTTTTTTTCATTCATCACATTTCCATTTCCATTCAGGCGGATTATGTGATAACGGGCGTTTCCAGTGAACTTACAGAGCATATCAATAGAATATTTGAGGATGACAACGACCAGCAGGACGCTGGGGGCTTCGACAGCTCTAGACTCGATGGATATGGACATGAGTTTTACATATCAAGCTCTAAAGACGGCTATCTTCAGGCTATCGACCATAGTGGGCTGGTGAAGATTGCTCAGGCCGATGATTATCTGTTTTTTCTTCATTCACGGGCAGGGAAATATGTAGTGAAGGGGGATGTACTTGTTACCGTGAAAAGCCGGGAAAAATCTGAAGAAAAACATGGTCCAATAGTAAGGTCTTTTATTATCGGTACTGTGAGGACTCCGGAGCAGGACCCGGAATATGCCATTCATCAGCTTGTTGAGGTGGCGATACGCGCGCTCTCTCCGGGAATAAACGATCCTTTTACGGCGATTTCATGCATCGACAGAATAGGGTCGGCTATTTGCTTTGTTTCCACCAAGAAATTTCCATCTTCATTGATAACCGACAATGAAGACAAACTTCGACTCGTCACCATGCCTGTTGATTTCACCGGCATGGTTAACGCAGCTTTTGACCAGATCCGCCAGAACGGACAAAAAAATGTTGCCGTGACCATCCGTTTGCTTGAAGTACTGGGAAACATTGGCAGGCATCTAGAGCAGCAGGAGTATAAGGATGCCATACTTCGTCAGGCTGTGATGATTCAGCGGGTAGGCCGGGAAAGTTTTCCCGAAGAAAATGACAGGGCCGATGTGCAGCAGAAATACGGGGAGGTTCTGAAATCTCTGAACGGTTGCTCCTGATACTGAACAAGCTCCGCCGCAATCACGGGATGGTTGGGGGCGGATGAGTATTGGTTGAATGCATATCAAAGGCCCTCTGATTATTTCTTTCCGATGCAGGTCCCGCGGAACACTTTTCTCTGATCGAAAAGGCAGCTTTTGAATTGAAAGTTGTGAGATTGCATGTTGATAGGCAAAAAAAACTTGAGCGAACGGTTGAAAAAGGATAGATTGCGGTGAGTTTGGTTGGTGCTGGAGAAACGGGAAAAGAATATAGATCAATCTGCGAATCGGCCTCTATAGCCACAATACTAATACCTCCTTGTGGGTGTTGGAAAAAGGAACTGATAATGAAACAATTATTGTTTGTAGCGGCAATCCTTTTGTTCGTCGCGGGGGTAACTGATTTTGCCCTGGCCGAACCGTTTGCCCCGCGGGTGGGAATTCCCGGCGAAATGTTGCAGGAAGGGCATGATCAATACCTGAATGCCGTAACGGCCCAAAAGAGTCAAATTCCTGATCAGGAGGATGTAGGATTTCCGGCTTATCCAGGAGCAAAAATACTTTTCACCCAAATGAACAACCGGTCCTATGAAGACGGAAAAGAGATCAATCTGCCCAAACGGATTTTCTTGGGAACTCCTGATTCGGTGGAACAGGTGGTGGCATTTTACCGGGAAAACCTGGAGGAGTATCGCTACGGGGAATTTTTTGGTACTCCCACTTTTTATAAAAAAGAAGGCGAGTTCAAACCAATGGAGGACATGATCACCCCGCGGGTAGTCATCGCACCGGAATTCAGAACACGCGATCTCATGCCCGAGTCCAAGACAACTATCGATATTTACTACGACTGAAATCAGTAGCCGGTACTTCCAGACCATTCCTGTCAGCTACAGTCTCTGGCGGGAAATGGTCTGTTGTCTTCCATGCCGCTGGCCGGCAGACACAGGGCGCTGCGGCTGGTTCAGCATTCTTCCCGAAATCCCCTTTCACCGGGAAGGTATGTCCTTGGTCCAATTATGATTCGCTGGCCAGCGCAGGATTTAGCATATTGACAATATCATTACAGTTAAGCAATGCAGGTTGCCATGACCTGCTTGATATCTGTTTTTCCAGAAAAAACAAGATGTAGTCCCTCCTGAAGAAGAACCGTCATTCCGCCATTGATAGCCTCCTGCTTGATCTTTTCGGCGGAAGCCTTCTCAATGATCTGCTGCTTGATGGTCTTGTTGGCCAGAAGCAGTTCAAACAAGCCGGCTCTGCCTTTATAACCTAGATTGTTGCAAGCCTCGCAGCCCTTGGCCCGGTAGAGCGTCAGGGAAGGGGAATAGTGCTGCTGGATATGATCATAGAAAAGAACTCCGTAATGGTCGACGAGATAGTCATACTCCTGTCTGGTTGGATTGTAAGCCTCTTTGCATTCATCGCAGAGCGTTCGAATCAGCCGCTGGGCTAAAATGCCCAGGAGAGAATCGGCAAAGTTGAAGGGGTCGAGGCCCATGTCGATAAGTCTGACCACGGTTTCTGCCGCCGAATTGGTGTGCAGCGTACTGAAAACCAGATGGCCGGTAAGTGAGGCTTCGATACCCATTTTTGCTGTTTCAAAATCACGCATCTCACCGATCATGATGACATCGGGGTCGGCCCGAAGAAAAGCACGCATCGCCGCGGCAAAAGTATAACCGATGTTAGGCCTGACCTGAACCTG is part of the Desulfopila inferna genome and encodes:
- a CDS encoding radical SAM protein, coding for MRFPENDFHKHPCFNPEAKGKYGRVHLPVAPQCNIKCNFCDRKYDCVNESRPGVTSTVLNPAQAGIYIDKVLEIEPRITVAGIAGPGDPFANGTETMATLRQIKRQHPEIILCLSSNGLAIEPYIAELAELKVSHVTITVCALDPEIGKNIYSWIRVGKIIYRGRKAAEILLSRQLSAIGKLKQHNITVKVNCIIIPGINDHHAEDVAKKMQAIGVDLFNCMAMFPNVNTPFAGIIQPGSKMMEELRTACEKYLPQMRHCTRCRADAVGLLDADRTEEFRSCLNTCSTLPGMPSKQRLHVAVASREGVLVNLHLGEARHFYIWEKTSTGFRQVEKRKAPQPGDGLQRWHRLAVILGDCRAVLSSGAGQTPCDVLTKSGIRTITAAGLIEEGLPAVYGDYETKQLRGRKHSFTKSICSGSGGGCL
- a CDS encoding DUF2254 domain-containing protein, yielding MRTRLFNLWQALRASLWFLPGLMVLSAIILAFLLLYIDGNYSLSANFAGSLLYNAGPEGARSLLSTIAGSVITVTGVTFSITIVALTLASSQFGPRLLRNFMRDTSNQFVLGTFISTFIYCLLVLRSVEAVDGNPFVPSLSVSMAVVLMLANAGVLVFFIHHISISIQADYVITGVSSELTEHINRIFEDDNDQQDAGGFDSSRLDGYGHEFYISSSKDGYLQAIDHSGLVKIAQADDYLFFLHSRAGKYVVKGDVLVTVKSREKSEEKHGPIVRSFIIGTVRTPEQDPEYAIHQLVEVAIRALSPGINDPFTAISCIDRIGSAICFVSTKKFPSSLITDNEDKLRLVTMPVDFTGMVNAAFDQIRQNGQKNVAVTIRLLEVLGNIGRHLEQQEYKDAILRQAVMIQRVGRESFPEENDRADVQQKYGEVLKSLNGCS
- a CDS encoding nitrogenase component 1, with product MSANYTATTNGCKLCRPLGAAVAFRGIEGCVPFLHGSQGCATYMRRYIISHFNEPIDIASSALAEKHAVFGGAANLKLGLRNVTEKYHPALIGVATTCLTETIGDDVAHILKEYSQEFGGENSPELAHVSTPSYSGTHMEGFHGAVSSVIEQLCPVAPGNDTVNLLSGFISPADIRYLKEIFIDYQIDCTLLPDYSDTLDGPALDDYPLIPKGGTSLERIRNMGGARATIELGATLPDHTAGKFLQERRHTPLLRSGLPIGIRQTDIFLDLLKKISGKDVPQKYRSCRGRLIDSMVDGHKYIFGKRAVIYGEEDLVVGLTSFLTEIGIEPVLCASGGKSGRFRKAVAAVGNIGGKMPLVMEDVDFQDIEEMSESLNIDLLIGHSKGYTFSRKENIPLIRVGFPIHDRVGGQRLLHLGYHGAQQLFDTITNTVIAHKQDSSSVGYSYM
- the nifE gene encoding nitrogenase iron-molybdenum cofactor biosynthesis protein NifE; the protein is MKAAAIFEERRHQILRKGEDAFGMDCNKDSLAGAVSQRACVFCGSRVVLYPIADALHLVHGPIGCAVYTWDIRGALSSGPELYRMSFSTDLQELDVIFGGEKKLARALDELIEKHRPKGVFVYSTCIVGLIGDDIDAVCKRSTIKKGIPVLPVQSEGFKGSKRAGYEAACTAMAQLVGTGDTANISKYSINILGDFNLAGEIWLIRDYFEKIGIEVVANITGDGRIADIQRCHGAALNVVQCSGATMDLATWMQDKYGIPSIRVSYFGVEDMAEALYGVAEHFNNPTLLENASKLIKSEIAKLTPELGRYKAALQGKKAAIYVGGAFKAFSLVKAFRLIGMDVVLVGSQTGTAEDYIELEQITDAGTIIVDDANPLELSHFLKEKEVDLFVGGVKERPIAYKLGVAFCDHNHERKEMLAGFQGMLNFAYEVYSSVMSPVWNFVPRRSREEK
- a CDS encoding ankyrin translates to MSEKKKTHPCPTCQGKKVIDGICESSPEWPGTENEDGVVCTPETECPTCKGTGVEVVDEEK
- a CDS encoding CsbD family protein; translation: MNKDTMKGKWNQLKGEAKIQWGKLTDDELDQIDGNYDKMVGKLQEKYGYEKQKAQQEADRFLESH
- a CDS encoding RHS repeat domain-containing protein, producing MTLIFLRALGNTTTFIYSPTGKLLEKHQPNGTAIAYTYDRRDRVVKEAAGDTTFKSYAYDNVGRKTLITNELTREQRYYDARGMLITTIDKFMGRVDYQYDLIGNRTQMIDPENGVFSYSYDKANRLITFTDPEGEKTSYEYDSMGRAVWGTSCPWPMKTVS